Proteins found in one Arachis stenosperma cultivar V10309 chromosome 8, arast.V10309.gnm1.PFL2, whole genome shotgun sequence genomic segment:
- the LOC130943545 gene encoding DEAD-box ATP-dependent RNA helicase 20, producing the protein MSRYDSRAADPASYRDRRSDSGLGAPPASASASASSRRDYDDGGASPRKLNLDGLPHFEKNFYHESPSVRAMTESEVDDYRLRREITVEGRDVPKPVKSFHDVGFPEYVLQEIKKAGFVEPTPIQSQGWPMALKGRDLIGIAETGSGKTLAYLLPAIVHVNAQPILDPGDGPIVLVLAPTRELAVQIQQEATKFGASSRIKSTCIYGGVPKGPQVRDLQKGVEIVIATPGRLIDMLESNHTNLRRVTYLVLDEADRMLDMGFDPQIRKIVSQIRPDRQTLYWSATWPKEVEQLARQFLYNPYKVIIGSSDLKANHAIRQYVDIVPEKQKYDKLVKLLEDIMDGSRILIFMDTKKGCDQITRQLRMDGWPALSIHGDKSQAERDWVLSEFKSGKSPIMTATDVAARGLDVKDVKYVINYDFPGSLEDYVHRIGRTGRAGAKGTAYTFFTAANARFAKELITILEEAGQRVSPELAAMGRGAPPPPSGFRDRGKGYGSSRPWS; encoded by the exons ATGAGCCGTTATGACAGCCGCGCCGCCGACCCAGCTTCCTATCGTGACCGGAGAAG CGATTCGGGGCTAGGAGCACCTCCGGCTTCAGCTTCAGCTTCAGCTTCTAGTAGAAGGGATTACGATGACGGTGGAGCCTCCCCAAGGAAGCTGAATTTGGACGGCTTGCCCCATTTCGAGAAGAATTTCTACCATGAATCGCCTTCCGTTAGGGCAATGACTGAGTCCGAGGTTGACGACTACCGTCTCCGCAGGGAAATCACCGTTGAAGGCCGTGACGTCCCCAAACCTGTCAAGTCCTTTCACGATGTTGGCTTTCCAG AATATGTACTGCAAGAGATTAAGAAAGCTGGCTTTGTCGAACCTACGCCCATTCAATCTCAGGGTTGGCCAATGGCTTTGAAAGGGCGCGATCTGATCGGAATTGCGGAAACAGGGTCAGGGAAGACGCTTGCTTACTTGTTGCCTGCCATAGTTCATGTAAATGCTCAGCCAATTCTAG ATCCTGGAGATGGACCAATTGTGTTAGTTTTGGCCCCAACTCGTGAACTTGCCGTCCAAATACAACAGGAGGCTACTAAATTTGGTGCATCATCAAGGATTAAGAGTACATGCATCTATGGTGGGGTTCCGAAGGGGCCTCAGGTGCGTGATCTCCAGAAAG GCGTTGAGATTGTAATTGCTACTCCCGGAAGGTTAATTGATATGCTTGAGTCAAATCATACTAACTTGCGGAGGGTCACATACCTAGTATTGGACGAAGCTGATAGGATGTTGGACATGGGGTTTGATCCTCAGATAAGGAAGATTGTCTCACAG ATTCGTCCAGATCGTCAGACTCTGTACTGGAGTGCTACCTGGCCAAAGGAGGTTGAACAATTGGCAAGGCAGTTCCTTTATAACCCGTACAAA GTAATTATAGGTTCTTCAGATTTAAAAGCTAACCATGCCATACGACAATATGTTGACATTGTTCCTGAAAAGCAGAAATATGACAA ATTGGTGAAGCTGCTGGAGGACATCATGGATGGCAGCCGAATACTGATATTCATGGATACCAAGAAGGGATGTGATCAGATCACTAGGCAGCTCCGCATGGATGGTTGGCCCGCACTATCAATTCATGGAGATAAAAGTCAAGCAGAAAGAGATTGGGTGCTCTCAGAGTTTAAATCTGGAAAGAGTCCAATAATGACTGCAACAGATGTTGCAGCTCGGGGTTTAG ATGTGAAGGATGTGAAGTATGTGATAAATTATGACTTCCCGGGATCACTTGAAGATTATGTACATCGTATTGGTCGGACAGGGAGAGCTGGTGCAAAAGGAACTGCATACACGTTTTTCACAGCTGCTAATGCCAGATTTGCAAAGGAACTTATAACCATACTTGAGGAAGCTGGACAAAGAGTGAGCCCTGAATTGGCTGCAATGGGGCGTGGTGCACCTCCTCCGCCATCAG GTTTCCGAGACCGAGGGAAGGGTTATGGCAGCAGTCGCCCGTGGAGCTAA